The Erythrobacter sp. HL-111 DNA segment CGAGTTCTTCGCTGAGGATGCTCTCGACACTGGCCGATGTTCCGTGAAGGCTGTTTGCACTCTGCGCCATAAATGCCCGATAACGCGCGTATAGTTAAACCCGCGTTAGCCCATCGGCGCCCCGAACGCAGCAGGAACCGTGCGCGCGCCGCGAGCGCGAGCCCGACCGCCGCGGACGCGGGACGGGTCGCGTTTTCGGGCAGGTCAGGCGCGCGCGCGGCCCGAAAAGCGGGCGAGCACGGTTTCGATACCGCGGATCGCGGCCGGTTCGCCGGGCGCGGAGGCGAGCGCGTTGTCGGCCGCGAGCAGCAGTTCCTCGGCATGGAAGCTCGCCGCGAGGCCCTTCAGCCGCATCGCCGCG contains these protein-coding regions:
- a CDS encoding Hpt domain-containing protein is translated as MAYESGALDATIAAAAGGDPALMGELREAFLASAARQLDLLRRSRCDGNWHVAAMRLKGLAASFHAEELLLAADNALASAPGEPAAIRGIETVLARFSGRARA